In Brachionichthys hirsutus isolate HB-005 chromosome 5, CSIRO-AGI_Bhir_v1, whole genome shotgun sequence, a single genomic region encodes these proteins:
- the LOC137893758 gene encoding proton myo-inositol cotransporter-like, which yields MDGRRQKAADDGERVLIGPPSGDPPDGDPPTPGFVYLLAFFSALGGFLFGYDTGVVSGAMLLLKKEMGLSNLWQELLVSSTVGAAALASLGGAPLNGWLGRRVCILSASFIFGVGGVVLGLAPGKAVLLVGRIVVGLGIGLASMTVPVYIAEVSPPEQRGRLVTVNTLFVTGGQFIASVIDGCFSYAGRGGWRYMLGLSVIPAGLQFLGFLFLPESPRWLLQKGRNQEALQVLSRIRGGRGVDVEHEAIRASIAEEEKAGGGGLVILRILRHGPTRRALIIGCGLQMFQQLSGINTVMYYSATILQMAGVRDDQRAIWLAAVTSGTNFLFTLAGVWLVERVGRRKLTLGSLSGTGLSLVLLAVGFLLSAQNSPPVTRRPVDPQNTTCSLYGSCERCVTDPTCGFCYRVNGSSVYDSSCAPVSQASTDYASWGRCSNLTVAAGRPSWASNYCPTSYSWVVLTGLILYLAFFAPGMGPMPWTVNSEIYPLWARSTGNACSSGVNWTVNVLVSLTFLDVAASLTYYGVFFLYAGLVLLSLLFVLGCLPETKGLRLEDMETLFGGPLCSCGASSPNDNRRVQYSRGLHPRAEGYGAVGSDGAVAYITLH from the exons ATGGACggcaggagacagaaagcagcGGACGATGGAGAGAGGGTCCTCATCGGGCCTCCTTCTGGGGACCCCCCGGACGGCGACCCCCCCACGCCGGGCTTCGTGTACCTGCTGGCGTTCTTCTCCGCCCTGGGGGGCTTCCTGTTCGGCTACGACACGGGCGTGGTCTCCGGAgccatgctgctgctgaagaaggaGATGGGTCTGAGTAACCTCTGGCAGGAGCTCCTGGTGTCCAGCACGGTGGGGGCGGCGGCGCTGGCCTCCCTGGGCGGCGCCCCCCTGAACGGGTGGCTCGGGCGGCGGGTCTGCATCCTCTCGGCCAGTTTCATCTTCGGCGTCGGCGGCGTGGTGTTGGGTCTGGCCCCGGGAAAGGCGGTGCTTCTGGTGGGCAGGATCGTGGTCGGCCTGGGCATAG gcCTGGCCTCCATGACGGTTCCGGTCTACATCGCTGAAGTGTCCCCCCCTGAGCAACGAGGTCGGCTGGTCACCGTCAACACCCTGTTCGTCACCGGCGGCCAGTTCATCGCCAGCGTGATCGACGGCTGCTTCAGCTACGCGGGCCGCGGCGGCTGGAG GTACATGCTGGGTTTGTCCGTCATCCCAGCAGGGCTGCAGTTCCTcggcttcctcttcctgccagAGAGCCCTCGCTGGCTCCTCCAAAAGGGCCGGAACCAGGAGGCCCTCCAGGTTCTCAGCCGGATCAGAGGAGGGCGGGGTGTCGATGTGGAGCACGAAGCCATCAGAGCCAGCAtcgcagaggaggagaaggccggGGGAG GGGGTCTCGTTATTCTGCGGATCCTCCGCCACGGCCCGACTCGTAGGGCTCTCATCATTGGCTGCGGCCTCCAGATGTTTCAACAGCTGTCCGGGATAAACACCGTCAT GTACTACAGTGCAACCATTCTACAGATGGCGGGGGTGCGGGACGATCAGCGAGCCATCTGGTTGGCTGCCGTGACTTCTGGCACCAACTTCCTGTTCACCCTGGCCGGGGTGTGGCTGGTGGAGCGAGTGGGCCGCAGGAAGCTGACGCTGGGCAGCCTCTCGG GTACCGGCCTGAGTCTGGTTCTGCTGGCAGTCGGGTTCCTGCTTTCTGCCCAGAACTCTCCGCCCGTCACCCGCCGTCCAGTCGACCCTCAGAACACGACCTGCAGCCTGTACGG GTCCTGCGAGCGCTGCGTGACGGATCCGACTTGTGGATTTTGCTATCGTGTAAACGGCAGCAGCGTGTACGACTCCTCCTGCGCCCCCGTCAGTCAAGCGTCCACAGATTACGCCTCCTGGGGAAG GTGTTCCAACCTGACCGTGGCGGCCGGGCGTCCAAGCTGGGCGTCCAACTACTGCCCAACGTCCTACTCCTGGGTTGTCCTGACGGGCCTCATCCTCTACCTGGCGTTCTTCGCTCCAG GTATGGGTCCCATGCCGTGGACGGTGAACTCCGAGATCTACCCGCTGTGGGCGCGCAGCACCGGCAACGCCTGTTCATCCGGAGTCAACTGGACCGTCAACGTCCTCGTGTCTCTGACCTTCCTCGATGTCGCGGCGTCTCTGACCTATTATG GGGTGTTCTTCTTGTACGCGGGCCTGGTGCTGCTGAGTCTGCTCTTCGTCCTGGGCTGCCTCCCCGAGACAAAGGGCCTGCGGCTGGAGGACATGGAGACGCTGTTCGGCGGTCCGCTCTGCTCCTGCGGAGCCTCCTCGCCCAATGACAATCGCCGAGTCCAGTACAGTCGG GGTTTGCACCCGAGGGCAGAAGGCTATGGAGCAGTGGGCTCG